A window of Streptomyces gilvosporeus contains these coding sequences:
- a CDS encoding helix-turn-helix domain-containing protein, with product MGLRANPTYRQRRFGAEVRRLRERAGLSVGEGAAVMGMRQGHISAVESGRTGLSPERLRALSREVDGVNPTYLDALVEMGQDPGKGWWSAYQGRVRPSLLDMAGLEAGAVRLVTYEPTFVPVLLQTQAYATAAFRRGYTRVSPEEQDLDVEFRMRRQEVLTNERPPQFHAIIHEAALHVTLGSPEVMRSQLLRLIEASRMPNVTIQVLPFDGPSPFGTPFTLLEPAVPELGTVVVPRIEKSLNLGDEESLARYNDWFASLSETALLPVDAAVQPEAHLTKDSLGLIQRLLYPLL from the coding sequence ATGGGACTCAGGGCCAACCCCACATACCGTCAGCGTCGGTTTGGGGCAGAGGTTCGTAGGTTGCGCGAGCGTGCGGGTCTGTCTGTGGGTGAGGGCGCTGCGGTGATGGGGATGCGCCAGGGGCACATCAGCGCCGTCGAGTCCGGTCGCACGGGCCTATCGCCGGAGCGGCTGCGTGCCCTCTCGCGCGAGGTGGATGGGGTAAACCCAACGTATCTAGACGCGCTGGTGGAGATGGGGCAGGACCCGGGTAAGGGATGGTGGAGCGCCTACCAAGGACGAGTCAGGCCGTCGTTGCTGGATATGGCCGGGTTGGAGGCTGGCGCGGTGCGACTGGTCACATACGAGCCGACGTTCGTCCCGGTTCTGCTTCAGACTCAGGCGTACGCGACGGCCGCATTCAGGCGTGGCTACACCCGCGTGTCACCTGAAGAGCAGGATCTCGACGTCGAGTTCCGCATGCGACGGCAAGAAGTGCTGACCAACGAGCGCCCGCCTCAGTTTCACGCGATCATCCACGAAGCCGCACTCCACGTGACCTTGGGGAGTCCAGAGGTCATGCGCAGCCAGTTGTTGCGGCTAATCGAGGCGTCTCGGATGCCAAACGTGACGATTCAGGTCTTGCCGTTCGATGGCCCGTCGCCGTTTGGCACCCCCTTTACGCTGCTCGAGCCGGCAGTACCCGAGTTGGGCACCGTCGTCGTGCCGCGCATCGAGAAATCACTGAACCTGGGAGACGAGGAATCACTGGCTCGGTACAACGATTGGTTCGCTAGCCTGAGCGAAACGGCCTTGCTTCCGGTGGACGCTGCTGTCCAACCTGAGGCACACCTGACGAAGGACTCGCTGGGGTTGATCCAGCGACTCTTGTACCCCTTGCTCTAG
- the typA gene encoding translational GTPase TypA, with translation MPTRHDIRNVAIVAHVDHGKTTIVDAMLKQAGAFAAHQLESVDDRVMDSNDLEREKGITILAKNTAVKYHPKDGGDVITINIIDTPGHADFGGEVERGLSMVDAVVLLVDASEGPLPQTRFVLRKALQQRLPVILCINKTDRPDSRIDEVVNETYDLFLDLDADEEQIEFPIVYACGRDGIASLTKPEDGTVPADSTNLEPFFSTILEHVPAPEYDETAPLQAHVTNLDADNFLGRIALLRVEQGELKKGQTVAWIKRDGTVANVRISELMMTEALTRKPAEKAGPGDICAVAGIPDIMIGETLADPENPIALPLITVDEPAISMTIGTNTSPLVGRGGTGKGADAKSAIKDRKVTARQVKDRLERELIGNVSLRVLDTERPDAWEVQGRGELALAILVEQMRREGFEMTIGKPQVVTKDVDGKTYEPVERMTIDVPEEHMGAVTQLMGTRKGRMDNMSNHGSGWVRMEFVVPSRGLIGFRTEFLTNTRGTGIAHSIHEGHEPWFGPLQTRNNGSLVADRSGAVTAFAMTNLQERGVLFTEPGTEVYEGMIVGENSRSDDMDVNITKEKKLTNMRSSSADSFEAIVPPRKLSLEQSLEFCRDDECVEVTPEAVRIRKVNLDARERARAASRAKHG, from the coding sequence GTGCCCACGCGCCATGACATTCGCAACGTAGCCATCGTCGCCCACGTCGACCACGGCAAGACGACCATCGTCGACGCCATGCTCAAGCAGGCCGGCGCGTTCGCCGCCCACCAGCTGGAGTCCGTCGACGACCGCGTCATGGACTCGAACGACCTGGAGCGTGAGAAGGGCATCACGATCCTGGCGAAGAACACCGCCGTCAAGTACCACCCCAAGGACGGCGGGGACGTGATCACGATCAACATCATCGACACCCCCGGCCACGCCGACTTCGGCGGCGAGGTCGAGCGCGGTCTGTCGATGGTCGACGCGGTCGTCCTGCTGGTGGACGCCTCCGAGGGCCCCCTCCCGCAGACCCGTTTCGTGCTGCGCAAGGCCCTCCAGCAGCGCCTGCCCGTCATCCTGTGCATCAACAAGACGGACCGCCCGGACTCCCGCATCGACGAGGTCGTCAACGAGACCTACGACCTCTTCCTCGACCTGGACGCGGACGAGGAGCAGATCGAGTTCCCGATCGTCTACGCCTGCGGCCGTGACGGCATCGCCTCGCTGACCAAGCCGGAGGACGGCACCGTCCCGGCGGACAGCACCAACCTGGAGCCGTTCTTCTCCACGATCCTGGAGCACGTCCCGGCCCCCGAGTACGACGAGACGGCCCCCCTCCAGGCCCACGTCACCAACCTCGACGCCGACAACTTCCTCGGCCGTATCGCGCTGCTCCGCGTCGAGCAGGGCGAGCTGAAGAAGGGCCAGACCGTCGCCTGGATCAAGCGCGACGGCACGGTCGCCAACGTCCGCATCAGCGAGCTGATGATGACCGAGGCGCTCACCCGCAAGCCGGCCGAGAAGGCGGGCCCCGGTGACATCTGCGCCGTCGCCGGCATCCCCGACATCATGATCGGTGAGACCCTCGCCGACCCGGAGAACCCGATCGCCCTCCCGCTGATCACGGTGGACGAGCCGGCCATCTCCATGACCATCGGCACCAACACCTCCCCGCTGGTCGGCCGCGGCGGCACGGGCAAGGGCGCGGACGCCAAGTCCGCGATAAAGGACCGCAAGGTCACCGCCCGCCAGGTCAAGGACCGCCTGGAGCGCGAGCTGATCGGTAACGTCTCGCTGCGCGTCCTGGACACCGAGCGCCCCGACGCCTGGGAGGTGCAGGGCCGCGGTGAGCTGGCGCTGGCCATCCTGGTCGAGCAGATGCGCCGCGAGGGCTTCGAGATGACCATCGGCAAGCCGCAGGTGGTCACCAAGGACGTCGACGGCAAGACCTACGAGCCGGTCGAGCGCATGACGATCGACGTGCCCGAGGAGCACATGGGCGCCGTCACCCAGCTCATGGGCACCCGCAAGGGCCGCATGGACAACATGTCCAACCACGGCTCCGGCTGGGTCCGCATGGAGTTCGTCGTCCCCTCCCGCGGTCTGATCGGCTTCCGTACGGAGTTCCTGACCAACACCCGCGGTACGGGCATCGCCCACTCCATCCACGAGGGCCACGAGCCCTGGTTCGGCCCCCTCCAGACCCGTAACAACGGCTCCCTGGTCGCCGACCGCTCCGGCGCGGTCACCGCCTTCGCGATGACCAACCTCCAGGAGCGCGGCGTGCTCTTCACCGAGCCGGGCACCGAGGTGTACGAGGGCATGATCGTCGGCGAGAACTCCCGCTCCGACGACATGGACGTCAACATCACCAAGGAGAAGAAGCTCACCAACATGCGGTCGTCCTCGGCCGACTCATTCGAGGCCATCGTCCCGCCGCGCAAGCTCTCCCTGGAGCAGTCCCTGGAGTTCTGCCGCGACGACGAGTGCGTCGAGGTGACCCCCGAGGCGGTCCGCATCCGCAAGGTCAACCTGGACGCCCGCGAGCGCGCCCGCGCGGCGTCGCGTGCGAAGCACGGCTGA
- a CDS encoding DUF1330 domain-containing protein, whose product MSAYVIADVQLTGDIDEVEQYRAGVQATLEPYGGRFLVRGGAYEVIEGDWQPGRIVVLEFPSVEAAHAWNDSAAYQAIAPLRTRNMDSKRLIVEGATGATGDTGAGS is encoded by the coding sequence ATGAGCGCTTATGTAATCGCAGATGTCCAACTGACCGGCGACATCGACGAGGTGGAGCAGTACCGCGCAGGCGTCCAGGCGACGCTCGAACCCTACGGTGGGCGGTTTCTCGTGCGTGGGGGAGCGTATGAGGTCATCGAAGGCGACTGGCAGCCCGGCCGGATAGTCGTGCTCGAATTCCCGAGCGTCGAGGCCGCGCACGCATGGAACGACTCGGCGGCCTATCAGGCGATTGCGCCTCTGCGTACGCGCAACATGGACAGCAAGCGGCTGATCGTCGAGGGCGCTACGGGCGCTACCGGCGACACGGGCGCGGGAAGCTGA
- a CDS encoding TIGR03086 family metal-binding protein — MPTNPNRRPSEAHAALARLTALNAEAVRGSLAAVHRLTPADLPRRTPCADWTLADLLAHMTVQHRGFAAAARGDGQDPAHWSPRPLAEDPIADYAAAADDVLAAFAEVTDPDQTFALPEATAAPAFPALHAIGFHFIDYVVHGWDVARTLDLPYAPEPALLEAALPVAHAVPSGDDYRLAPGSAFAPPLPDGDGASLLDRILTTLGRSPSWSPSCPA, encoded by the coding sequence ATGCCTACGAATCCGAATCGACGGCCGTCCGAGGCCCACGCCGCCCTCGCCCGCCTCACCGCCCTGAACGCCGAGGCCGTCCGCGGCAGCCTGGCCGCCGTACACCGTCTCACCCCCGCCGACCTGCCCCGCCGCACGCCCTGCGCCGACTGGACCCTGGCGGATCTGCTCGCCCATATGACCGTCCAGCACCGGGGATTCGCGGCCGCCGCACGCGGGGACGGGCAGGATCCGGCGCACTGGTCGCCGCGCCCGCTCGCCGAGGACCCGATCGCGGACTACGCCGCCGCGGCCGACGACGTCCTCGCGGCGTTCGCCGAGGTCACCGACCCCGACCAGACCTTCGCCCTCCCCGAGGCCACGGCCGCCCCGGCATTCCCGGCCCTGCACGCCATCGGCTTCCACTTCATCGACTACGTCGTCCACGGCTGGGACGTCGCCCGCACCCTGGATCTCCCGTACGCCCCGGAACCGGCACTCCTGGAAGCCGCCCTTCCGGTCGCCCACGCCGTCCCCTCCGGCGACGACTACCGGCTGGCCCCGGGCAGCGCCTTCGCCCCACCCCTCCCGGACGGCGACGGGGCAAGCCTGCTCGACCGGATCCTGACCACCCTGGGCCGCTCCCCGTCCTGGAGCCCGTCATGCCCCGCCTGA
- a CDS encoding DUF397 domain-containing protein produces MSQLIWQKSSFSEPGSDQCVEVAVCPSGTCHLRESDAPASVMTTTPAILRDLVQAVKAGDLDAPTP; encoded by the coding sequence ATGTCTCAACTCATCTGGCAGAAGTCCAGCTTCAGCGAACCGGGGTCCGACCAGTGTGTTGAGGTGGCCGTCTGCCCGTCCGGCACCTGTCACCTCCGCGAAAGCGATGCCCCGGCCTCCGTGATGACCACCACCCCTGCCATCCTCCGGGACCTCGTACAGGCCGTGAAGGCGGGCGACTTGGATGCGCCCACACCGTAG
- a CDS encoding ABC transporter family substrate-binding protein, producing MTDQVSSACRRRRCAALIAAGVLLPLPVLAGCSGDDASDAAAGASQDIAPAARERLKDGGTLRWAVDTMPGTLNAFQADADATTTRITGAVLPTLFTLDERGRPQRNADYLDAADITARDPKQVVTYKINPKARWSDGRRIGAADFLAQWKALRGRDNAYWTARNAGYDRIAKVAQGAHRNEVKVTFARPYADWRSLFSPLYPKSVMGDADAFNDGTRERLKVAAGPFMMAERAAHGDRLTLVRNPRWWGARAKLDRIVFTELPRERRAAALAAGAVDVAEVDQAAARKVASAGHPAGSGAKSGADAKPAARTALRGYTVRKALEPAYTQLALNGSTGPLSDERVRRAVARAIDRQALADTVLKPLSLPASPLGSHLLLAGQEGYEDHSDAVGGPDADAARSLLADAGWKPGGLTQQAKQKPHAAAPSASGAAREPSRKRGATDGRNPERPGHADRAGASASGAAVQDYGPGARPAAADAPLSAAGAVGAEVQRSALLHQSAALYKAEAAAQEQAGATTTSRAFQRRAARALGAAERIETGQDTGPAAARPIGAEQGRADEEPAHPVAAAQVPADDDSRAEGADSRAKGAPHKKTAVVPALRKNGKPLTLRFVLPDGANSEQLRTVGERISAMLAKVGIQTSVQRVADAGYFQDHIAAGDYDLALYSWPGTAYPATDARPIYAKPEPAADGSLTVEQNYTRVGTDHIDQLFEQAASELDQDAAEHLMAQADARIWAVAGSIPLYQRPELVATRKGLANIGAFGFASPRFQDIGYTK from the coding sequence ATGACCGACCAAGTCAGCTCAGCGTGCCGCAGGCGCCGCTGTGCCGCGCTGATCGCGGCCGGGGTCCTGCTCCCGCTGCCGGTCCTGGCCGGATGCAGCGGCGACGACGCCTCGGACGCGGCGGCCGGCGCCTCGCAGGACATCGCCCCGGCCGCCCGGGAACGGCTGAAGGACGGCGGCACCCTCCGGTGGGCCGTTGACACCATGCCCGGCACCCTCAACGCCTTCCAGGCCGACGCCGACGCCACCACCACCCGGATCACCGGCGCGGTGCTGCCCACCCTCTTCACCCTCGACGAGCGCGGTCGCCCGCAGCGCAACGCCGACTACCTGGACGCCGCCGACATCACCGCCCGCGACCCCAAGCAGGTCGTCACCTACAAGATCAACCCCAAGGCGCGCTGGAGCGACGGCCGCCGGATCGGCGCCGCCGACTTCCTCGCCCAGTGGAAGGCGCTCCGCGGCCGGGACAACGCTTACTGGACCGCCCGCAACGCCGGATACGACCGGATCGCCAAGGTCGCCCAGGGCGCGCACCGCAACGAGGTCAAGGTCACCTTCGCCCGGCCCTACGCCGACTGGCGCTCCCTGTTCTCCCCCCTCTACCCGAAGAGCGTGATGGGCGACGCCGACGCCTTCAACGACGGCACCCGCGAGCGGCTCAAGGTCGCGGCCGGGCCGTTCATGATGGCCGAGCGGGCGGCGCACGGCGACCGCCTCACCCTGGTCCGCAACCCCAGATGGTGGGGCGCCCGCGCCAAGCTCGACCGGATCGTCTTCACCGAGCTGCCGCGCGAGCGCCGGGCCGCCGCCCTCGCCGCCGGGGCCGTCGACGTCGCCGAGGTCGACCAGGCCGCCGCCCGTAAGGTCGCCTCGGCTGGCCACCCCGCGGGCTCCGGAGCCAAGTCCGGTGCGGACGCGAAACCCGCGGCCCGCACCGCCCTGCGCGGCTACACCGTCCGCAAGGCCCTGGAGCCCGCCTACACCCAGCTCGCCCTCAACGGCAGCACCGGCCCGCTCAGCGACGAACGCGTCCGCCGGGCCGTGGCCCGCGCCATCGACCGCCAGGCGCTCGCCGACACCGTCCTCAAACCGCTCAGCCTGCCCGCCAGCCCCCTCGGCAGCCATCTGCTGCTGGCCGGACAGGAGGGCTACGAGGACCACAGCGACGCGGTCGGCGGGCCGGACGCCGACGCGGCCCGGTCGCTGCTGGCGGACGCGGGCTGGAAGCCGGGCGGCCTCACGCAACAGGCCAAGCAGAAGCCGCACGCGGCCGCGCCCAGCGCCTCGGGCGCCGCGAGGGAGCCGTCCCGCAAGCGGGGCGCCACCGACGGCCGCAATCCGGAGCGTCCCGGGCACGCCGACCGGGCCGGCGCGTCCGCCTCCGGCGCCGCCGTGCAGGACTACGGCCCCGGCGCCCGGCCCGCCGCCGCCGACGCCCCGCTCTCCGCCGCCGGCGCGGTCGGCGCCGAGGTCCAGCGCTCCGCGCTGCTGCACCAGAGCGCCGCCCTCTACAAGGCCGAGGCCGCCGCCCAGGAGCAGGCCGGTGCCACCACGACCTCCCGCGCCTTCCAGCGGCGCGCCGCGCGGGCGCTGGGCGCCGCCGAGCGGATCGAGACCGGCCAGGACACCGGCCCCGCCGCGGCCCGCCCGATCGGCGCCGAGCAGGGCCGCGCCGACGAGGAACCGGCGCACCCGGTGGCCGCCGCGCAGGTCCCCGCCGACGACGACTCCCGGGCCGAGGGCGCGGACTCCCGGGCCAAGGGAGCGCCGCACAAGAAGACGGCCGTCGTCCCCGCCCTGCGCAAGAACGGCAAACCGCTCACCCTGCGCTTCGTCCTCCCCGACGGCGCGAACTCCGAGCAGCTGCGCACCGTGGGGGAGCGGATCTCGGCCATGCTCGCCAAGGTCGGCATCCAGACCTCCGTCCAGCGGGTCGCCGACGCCGGTTACTTCCAGGACCACATCGCCGCCGGCGACTACGACCTGGCGCTCTACTCCTGGCCGGGCACCGCCTATCCGGCCACCGACGCCCGTCCCATCTACGCGAAGCCCGAACCCGCCGCCGACGGCTCGCTGACCGTCGAGCAGAACTACACCCGTGTCGGCACCGACCACATCGACCAGCTCTTCGAGCAGGCCGCCTCCGAGCTGGACCAGGACGCGGCGGAGCATCTGATGGCGCAGGCCGACGCCCGGATCTGGGCGGTGGCCGGATCCATCCCCCTCTATCAGCGCCCGGAGCTCGTGGCGACCAGAAAGGGCCTCGCCAACATCGGTGCGTTCGGATTCGCCTCGCCGCGCTTCCAAGACATCGGCTACACGAAGTAA
- a CDS encoding fumarate reductase/succinate dehydrogenase flavoprotein subunit: MAHVDRQAWDVVVVGAGGAGLRAAIEAREAGMRTAVICKSLFGKAHTVMAEGGIAASMGNVNEGDNWQVHFRDTMRGGKFLNHWRMAELHAREAPDRVWELETWGALFDRTPDGRISQRNFGGHEYPRLAHVGDRTGLELIRTLQQKIVSLQQADEREFGAYDARLKVFQECTVTRVLKEEGKVAGAFCYERESGRFFVLEAPAVVLATGGIGKSFKVTSNSWEYTGDGHALALLAGASLINMEFVQFHPTGMVWPPSVKGILVTESVRGDGGVLRNSEGRRFMFDYIPDVFKEKYAQTEAEGDRWYEDPDNNRRPPELLPRDEVARAINAEVKAGRGSPHGGVFLDVSTRMPAEVIKRRLPSMHHQFKELADVDITAEPMEVGPTCHYVMGGVEVDPDTAAANGVPGLFAAGEVAGGMHGSNRLGGNSLSDLLVFGRRAGLHAAEYAAAATARPVPGEREVDAAEAEALRPFSAEDEQPGAVHDGGPAENPYTLHQELQQAMNDLVGIIRREGEMAEALKRLAGLRVRARRAGVEGHRQYNPGWHLAIDLRNMLLVSECVARAALEREESRGGHTRDDHPAMDRRWRNINLVCELADGRTEADPALGQIRLSRRETPPIRPDLLGLFAKEELVKYLTDEELSR; the protein is encoded by the coding sequence ATGGCGCACGTGGACCGGCAGGCATGGGACGTGGTCGTGGTGGGCGCCGGCGGGGCCGGACTGCGCGCCGCGATCGAGGCCCGCGAGGCGGGTATGCGCACGGCCGTGATCTGCAAGTCCCTGTTCGGCAAGGCTCATACGGTGATGGCCGAGGGCGGTATCGCGGCCAGCATGGGCAATGTCAACGAGGGCGACAACTGGCAGGTGCACTTCCGCGACACCATGCGCGGCGGCAAGTTCCTCAACCACTGGCGGATGGCCGAACTCCACGCCCGGGAGGCCCCCGACCGGGTCTGGGAGCTGGAGACCTGGGGCGCGCTCTTCGACCGCACGCCCGACGGCCGGATCTCCCAGCGCAACTTCGGCGGCCATGAATACCCGCGGCTGGCGCATGTCGGCGACCGTACGGGGCTGGAGCTGATCCGGACCCTCCAGCAGAAGATCGTCTCGTTGCAGCAGGCCGACGAGCGGGAATTCGGCGCGTACGACGCCCGGTTGAAGGTCTTCCAGGAGTGCACGGTCACCCGCGTCCTCAAAGAGGAGGGCAAGGTCGCGGGCGCCTTCTGCTACGAGCGCGAGTCCGGCCGCTTCTTCGTCCTGGAGGCGCCGGCCGTGGTGCTGGCCACCGGCGGGATCGGCAAGTCCTTCAAGGTGACATCGAATTCATGGGAGTACACGGGCGACGGGCACGCCCTGGCGCTGCTGGCCGGGGCCTCGCTGATCAACATGGAGTTCGTGCAGTTCCATCCGACGGGGATGGTCTGGCCGCCGTCGGTCAAGGGGATCCTCGTCACCGAGTCCGTCCGGGGCGACGGCGGGGTGCTGCGCAACAGCGAGGGCCGGCGCTTCATGTTCGACTACATCCCGGACGTCTTCAAGGAGAAGTACGCGCAGACGGAGGCCGAGGGCGACCGCTGGTACGAGGACCCCGACAACAACCGCCGGCCGCCCGAGCTGCTCCCCCGCGACGAGGTCGCCCGCGCCATCAACGCCGAGGTCAAGGCGGGCCGCGGCTCCCCGCACGGCGGGGTCTTCCTGGACGTCTCGACGCGGATGCCGGCCGAGGTCATCAAGCGGCGGCTGCCGTCGATGCACCACCAGTTCAAGGAGCTGGCGGATGTGGACATCACCGCCGAGCCGATGGAGGTCGGGCCGACCTGCCACTACGTGATGGGCGGGGTGGAGGTCGATCCGGACACCGCGGCGGCGAACGGCGTGCCCGGACTGTTCGCGGCCGGTGAGGTGGCCGGCGGGATGCACGGCTCCAACCGGCTGGGCGGCAATTCGCTCTCCGACCTGCTGGTCTTCGGGCGGCGGGCGGGGCTGCACGCCGCCGAGTACGCCGCGGCGGCGACCGCGCGGCCGGTCCCCGGCGAGCGGGAGGTGGACGCGGCGGAGGCGGAGGCGCTGCGGCCCTTCAGCGCCGAGGACGAGCAGCCGGGCGCCGTCCACGACGGGGGCCCGGCGGAGAATCCGTACACCCTCCATCAGGAGCTCCAGCAGGCGATGAACGACCTGGTGGGGATCATCCGCCGGGAGGGCGAGATGGCCGAGGCGCTCAAGCGGCTGGCCGGGCTGCGGGTACGGGCCCGGCGGGCGGGTGTCGAGGGGCACCGGCAGTACAACCCCGGCTGGCATCTGGCGATCGATCTGCGCAACATGCTGCTGGTCAGCGAGTGTGTGGCGCGGGCGGCGCTGGAGCGCGAGGAGAGCCGCGGCGGGCACACCCGCGACGACCATCCGGCGATGGACCGGCGCTGGCGCAACATCAACCTGGTCTGCGAGCTGGCCGACGGCCGGACGGAGGCGGACCCGGCGCTGGGCCAGATCCGGCTGAGCCGTCGGGAGACCCCGCCGATCCGCCCCGATCTCCTCGGACTCTTCGCGAAGGAGGAGCTGGTGAAGTATCTGACGGACGAGGAGCTGAGCCGGTGA
- a CDS encoding DUF397 domain-containing protein, with protein MSQLLWQKSSFSEGGADTCVEVAASPSGTRHLRESDAPATVMATSAAALRGLVRSLKDGTVMRVP; from the coding sequence ATGTCCCAACTCCTCTGGCAGAAGTCCAGTTTCAGTGAGGGTGGCGCTGACACGTGTGTTGAGGTGGCCGCATCGCCATCCGGCACCCGTCACCTCCGCGAAAGCGACGCCCCCGCGACGGTGATGGCCACCAGCGCCGCCGCCCTCCGGGGGCTCGTGCGGTCCTTGAAGGACGGCACCGTAATGCGCGTGCCGTGA
- a CDS encoding MarR family winged helix-turn-helix transcriptional regulator, translated as MSKGAGKGGGERDRAAAKAAATGGDRRPDLAAMMVPLCRALVAAELPVLEAHGLAMWAYAVLLRLDEATPVRSQAALAEAIGADKTRIIAVLDDLDERGLIRRRPDPADRRVRLLSITPEGRRLRDAVQADIQRGEEELLAPFPAAERESFVRVLRALSDSAASAPARSAAPVRPKGRAGG; from the coding sequence ATGAGCAAGGGCGCAGGCAAGGGCGGCGGAGAGCGAGACCGGGCGGCGGCGAAGGCCGCGGCGACCGGCGGAGACCGGCGCCCCGATCTCGCGGCGATGATGGTGCCGTTGTGTCGCGCCCTGGTCGCCGCCGAGCTGCCCGTCCTGGAGGCGCACGGTCTGGCCATGTGGGCGTATGCCGTGCTGCTGCGGCTCGACGAGGCGACCCCGGTACGGTCGCAGGCGGCGCTGGCCGAGGCCATCGGGGCGGACAAGACGCGGATCATCGCGGTGCTCGACGATCTGGACGAGCGGGGGCTGATCCGGCGCCGGCCCGATCCGGCGGACCGGCGGGTGCGGCTGCTGTCGATCACCCCGGAGGGGCGGCGGCTGCGGGACGCCGTTCAGGCGGATATCCAGCGGGGCGAGGAGGAGTTGCTGGCCCCCTTCCCGGCCGCGGAGCGGGAGAGTTTTGTGCGGGTGCTGCGGGCGCTGTCCGATTCCGCGGCGAGCGCTCCGGCGCGGTCCGCCGCGCCGGTCCGGCCGAAGGGAAGAGCCGGCGGATGA
- a CDS encoding SitI3 family protein: protein MAISYDLDMATAMSAAEVAGALCEVGRSAGLFDAAASAELILGEGVVTTGGTWIRAGEPRLDGLPRSWDPVVGDLGITTTVWAFFRLGRGTPSPTQQDDMIRLVDGLLGRVRGDAVLHFQSEQIWLLRRGDGLSLSDDDDLWRPHRLAAVAHPYRRASLAFSGEEGERDR, encoded by the coding sequence ATGGCCATTTCCTACGACCTCGACATGGCGACGGCGATGTCCGCGGCGGAGGTCGCCGGGGCGCTGTGTGAAGTCGGGCGATCGGCCGGGCTGTTCGACGCGGCGGCCAGCGCCGAGCTGATACTCGGCGAGGGCGTGGTGACGACGGGGGGCACCTGGATCCGGGCCGGCGAGCCTCGGCTGGACGGCCTGCCGCGGTCGTGGGATCCGGTGGTCGGCGACCTCGGGATCACGACGACGGTGTGGGCGTTCTTCCGGCTCGGCCGGGGGACCCCGTCCCCCACGCAGCAGGACGACATGATTCGGCTGGTGGACGGCCTGTTGGGCCGCGTCCGCGGGGACGCCGTGCTGCACTTCCAGTCGGAGCAGATCTGGCTGCTGCGGCGCGGGGACGGGCTCAGCCTCAGCGATGACGACGACCTGTGGCGCCCGCACCGCCTGGCCGCCGTCGCGCACCCGTACCGCCGCGCCTCGCTCGCCTTTTCGGGCGAGGAGGGCGAGCGCGACCGGTAA
- a CDS encoding ATP-binding protein yields the protein MRTPAETWPYGLFIPHDPRAVGVVRAALRHILAGAKLNCLADTAELMASELVTNAYRYTKTDAYVSVDRSPHDLTIAVWDTGTGSPEQQKAAPEDEFGRGLGIVDACADSWGVRDCPNGKSVWFTLAP from the coding sequence ATGCGCACGCCCGCAGAGACCTGGCCCTACGGACTCTTCATCCCCCACGATCCCCGCGCAGTCGGCGTCGTACGAGCCGCGCTACGCCACATCCTCGCCGGGGCGAAGCTCAACTGCCTCGCCGACACCGCGGAGTTGATGGCCTCGGAGCTCGTGACCAACGCCTACCGCTACACCAAGACCGACGCCTACGTCAGCGTCGACCGATCGCCCCACGACCTCACCATCGCCGTATGGGACACCGGAACCGGCAGCCCGGAACAGCAAAAGGCCGCGCCCGAGGACGAGTTCGGGCGCGGCCTCGGCATCGTCGATGCGTGTGCCGACTCGTGGGGCGTACGGGACTGCCCCAACGGGAAGTCGGTGTGGTTCACCTTGGCCCCATAG